The sequence GTGAAACTAAAGATCtgaatcttattttttttcagaagagacctggaaagaGAGCAAGACAGAAAATGAAGAGCCGAGCACGCTAAGAGGACTGTGCACCCCAGTGGGGttcctgtgtttctgtgtgttgcaagATGTGTTTCTGCTGTCATCAAGCAGTTAACTGTGGAGCGAGCTGGATGCTTCCAAGTGGCAAGAGTAAAAGTCAGTGGAAACTAGTGCCTTATCACTAATTCTTACTGTCCGTTTTGTTGAAGGATTGTTTTCTACTTAAACCTTTGTTGTGTGAACACATTAAATAGTTTGCACGGAATTATGTCTAATTCTTGTTTAGTTGTGTTATGAACGGTGGCTGGAGCCTGCCCTTTGCTCCTTTCATTCTGGCAGCTTTTTCCACAGCTACTGTTGACATGTACCCAGTGAACGTGAGTTCTGGGTCTTGTCGCTGATGTCAAAATAAGAAGTCTGAAGCCTGTCAAGACCTTAAAGTGTTTTTTAGACTATTCATATAGGTGGGTTTGGAAGCAGCAGTGAGACAAATGCAGCAATCTTATCAATAGGTTTATTTCTGTGGCTATTGTCAGGCTGCAAATCTGGACAGACTGagattctctcttcctttttccagaTACCATCTCTTGTCAGAAATCTACCAGATTCACCCAGTAACAAGCAAGGCCCAACAGTTGTCGTTAGCTTCTTCTAAGCTGTGTGGCTTTGCCACTCTACTACTGCAGGTTCTCAGACTGTTCCTCCCCGTTTCCCATAGCTGCAATTTAGTTTAGTGACCTCGGTTTTCCGACGTGGGAAGAAGAGTCTGCAATCAGTACGGTCCATCTGAATCTGGGAAAGAAAAGTGATGAACAGTCATGTGCTTTTACTAGAATTAGGAGTAGTAGTCCCTCCTGAGAAGAGTGGTGCACGGTATTCTTGCTGATGAGAAATGCCCAGATGACAAATGAGTAGGGTACCGTTTATTTGAGAATATACTGTTCACTGCTTTCTTACAGTAGAACCTGGtgaaaaaggaaaacttgaaATATGAAACAGCATCGTGAGTCCTGATTCTAAGTTTAACTCAGTTCCCTACATGCAAATTTAGTTGCCTCTTTCCTGCCACCCTAATTGTGTCTGACAGTGTAAAACCCCACTGGGATGTGTCTCTAGCCTTGTTATGAGTAGCTAGTTTATTTGAAGTGTAATATGGAAAGTTGCAGAAGAAtatcttattttcttatttatcttCGATTTCTTTGCAACAGGCCAAAATTAATCAAGCCTTCATTTGCCTTTCTCAAAACACTAATCTGAAAAGTCAGTCATCAACACAGCTATTTGTTTTTGTCAGATATGGCTGATGTCTCAGCTTGTTCATaagatttcttttcctcctgtttatTCACGCTTCCCCAAATGAATCCTCACTGGTGTATTCTGCCTCGGGTATACTTTGCTGATTATTAATTTTATGGTTCTGCTTGCCATTTGTTTGAAACATACTTTACAGCAGCACATTTCTTTTCACAGTACTTAGGTATGCCGCTTCATATTGCTCACTATGCTATTTCTCATGGCTGAATGCTTTAATAAACAGCCATGACTACCTATTTGACAATGTGTCTGGGGTCTGTTTTCGCCGTAGATATTTTGCATTCAAGTTTCCCACTGTGAAGAGTCCTCCTAGGTGTAAATTTTGAAAACTTGTTGTCTATGAACAGCTCTGCTCATTCCTAGTCATTCCTGTTTTCCATGTTTGccataaattattttcttgcttgAATATCTTTCGGTGTGATGGGCTGAATCTCTCTGAATCTGCAAAGCGCTGAGTCCTTAAGCACTTTACTCACCAAAGGTGTCGTGTTCCAGCCAATTTCTTGGCTTTCAGTTTGCGGCTCCGAATACTTTTTTGTTGGCTCCAGTGCTGCATCATGAATAACACTCAGAAACTTGGCTGTTGGTTTAAGAAACAcaaatataaatgaaggaaagTATGTGTAAAAAGTAGTTACCTGTGGATGTATGTTAGAATGGGACATCCTAATGCTGTACAAACAATAGCAAGAAAGCCAAGGTTGGAGGCAACTGCTGTGCTTCTCTTGTAGGAGAACGCAGGGTGACGTTTCTACTAAAATTTATCCTGATGAAGTTTCAAGATTTGCCTGCCCATACTGTCCTGTTAATTCTACCATCCCTGTCTACTCTGTTGCAGCATCTTTTCTTATACCACATGTAGTGTCAAGCAGTGCTCCACATTAGCTGTCATCTTTCTCAGTTGCCTGAGACCTGCTGCCGTTCCATTTTGTTCCCCTGCTTTCCACTTAGTACCTGACTAGAGCAGGCCCACCTTAACCAACTATTAAGGTTTTTAGACGGAATCGGTGTGTTAGAAATAAGGGAGCAATTGCTGTAAGAGTTTCTGTTATTAGTGCTCTAAAGCAAGACACAGCAGCTATTTCAGCATTTACCGTATGCAATGGCTGTGTAGAATCTGCAGTGATAAGCAACATGTATGTATAGAGCATGTTTCTGGATTTTGATTGTTTTCCCCTAAAGTTTATATTCACAAACAGAATTTTATAGAATTGTAGCAACAAAAAAAGCGTAATTGTCTGTATGCAAGCTTGTAGTAGTAATGAAAAGTAACAGGAAGAGGCCTTAAAGTAGAAAAAGCCCTACCTTATGtttaacaaaaaaatcacaaattagTTTAACTTTCTTATATTGTCACAGGCGTGTTTCCACGTACGTAACCCTTTAGACTAATTGgaactttaaaattttatttattagtCATTTTCTTATGTAATTATCACAAGCTCTTCAGAGATGTCTTACCATCTGCCGGCTCTTCTATATTATCATGCCAAGACATGGGCTTCTTGGCAATTGTGTGAACTGGAAAGAAATTATGGAGGTGAATTACTTTAATGTGAATTTATCATCACAGACAGATATAGGATATCTATTATTGCATATGTTCTTTTTGGTTATTCCCCAGTCTGGGCCCAGCTATTTCACTGATGTTGCAAAGGAAGAACAACACGTGAAGAGACCAAACCAGTTAGAATAGTGACTAATAGCAGCTTTGTAGAAAGAGAAGGGGTTAGGTGTTGCTGAAGGCCCTTCTACTGGATGGTGCCTGCATTCACCACATCGAAGTTCTACCCCACCCAGGTGGTGGCCTGCAGAGACTGAAGCTTCAGCAAATTGTTTTcctctggtttgtttttgtttcattgtaAAAACTAGACCTGAAAGaattaattcatgtcacccatctGTGCCACCACAGTTTATGATATTCTACGACTGCAGTAGCAGGTAGATATTAGCCCAGGGGCTGAGGAAACATGGTGTAGTGTTGGAGCACTCTGCCCCATCTTAGCTCTGTGTTGTTTGCTCAGGATCTGTAGGCTCCAGGTCCTACTCACACGTACCAAAGCACCATCTAAGCTGGGCAAATTGGCGCTGTCTCCATGCTGTCTCTGAGTGTGCAGGCAGGTTCGCTGGGTAAAAGAAAACCCTACCGCTTGCTCCTCCCAGATCTGCCCCCCTGGCCCCTGCTGGCGTTCTGGTCTCCCCCACGCCCTCCCTCCGCCCGGCTGCCCGGTGCCATTCGTGTCCCGCCCTCGGGGCTTCCGCGCCGGTTCTGCGTGACCGTGGGGCCGGCCGCGCCGCCTCACCGCGTTGGAGCGGGTTCACGCCGTACTCTGTGTGCAGCTTCTGGCACCGCAGCTCCTTCCGCACCCGCTCGCACATGAGCTGGTTCAGCTGCACCGCGTTCGGCGGCTCCTTCCCGCTGCGGGCGGCCATGGCTCCGCCGGGCTACGCGGCGTCCCGTAGCCTGGCAACGCCTCACGTGGTCCTCCACGAGGCTGCTGATTGGCCCGGGTGGTGCTTCGTCCGACCTTCCTCGGCCAGATTCTTTTCCCACCTTCCATTGGCCGCCGAGTTAAAGCCCCTGGCGCTGATTGGCGGCGGCTGCACGCGGCGGGTTTGAATGGCCGGTGAGCTGCGGTGGCAGCGGGATGGAGGATGCGGAGCTGCGCTGCACGGTGGCCGTGGAGCAGCCGCTGCCGGGGGGACAGGGCCTGCGGCGTCGTGTGATGCGGGGTGCGCTGGTGCTACTGGGCCGCAACGAGTTGCGGCAGCCGGTGCTGCGGGTGgtcggcggcagcggcgcggcggcggcggcgctgagcTTCGCGCTGGTCGGTGATGCTGTGCGGCTCTTCACGCGGTTCGCGGGAGACGGGCTGGCGGCGGTGCGGGTGGGGCCGGACGGCGCCCAGGTCCTGCTCTCCGACTGCCCTCCGGACGCGCTGCGCCGCTTCCTCCGCCTCCTGCGGCTCAAGGTCGCCGCCGGGCCGCGGGCCGCCCCCCGCGGACCCCGCCTGCTGGACCGTCCACCGCCGGCCTTCTCTGTCATCAGCCCGCTGCAGGAGCGCGACCTGCTGCGCGCCCCCGGCCGCCTCCACGGCGGCGAGGGGCAGGGAGAGCGCCCGGCCGAGGTGAGTCGCGGGGCGAGGGGGGCAGCTCCCGTTACCGGCCCCGGTTACCGGCCCTGCCGTCACAgcgccgctgcccgccccgcaGGTGCCCCGCTCGGTGAGGCGGCCCCCGGCGAGGCTCTCGGCGGAGCAGGAGGCGGTGCTGAGCGCCGTGCGGAGCGGGAAGAGCATCTTCTTCACCGGTTGTGCAGGTGAGGGGCCGGGGCAGCTGTCGTGGTGTGGAGTTCTCGGGCCCTGCTCACTGCTGACCTGCTTCTTCTCCCTCTGTTAAGGGACTGGGAAATCATTCCTGCTGAAGAGGATCGTGGGCTCCCTCCCTCCAAAGAGCACCTACGCCACAGCCAGCACGGGAGTGGCAGCTTGCCACATCGGTGGCACCACTCTCCATGCCTTTGCAGGTAATGGTCTGCCCAACAGCAAAGGGCTGGCAGCTCTCACTCCCTTCCCAGAGTCAGGACCTTCCCAAAGTTTTACTTTCTTCTTCCCCTGCCAGGGATCGGCTCTGGGAAGGCACCGCTGGAACAGTGTATTCAGCTGGCGGAGCGGCCTGGGGTGCGCCAGCACTGGCTGGCCTGCCAGCACTTGATTATCGATGAGATCTCCATGGTGGATGGCAAGTTCTTCGACAGGCTGGAGGCAGTGGCGAGGTGAGTGTCAAACACCTAAAAGAAATTACTTTCCCTGAATTTCAAGGTTGTTTGCTTCCTCTGATTATGTGAATGGGTGCAAGGCAACCATTGGGATAGGACTCGAAGGAAGCATGAATTCATAGCCAGCAGGCCTTTATCTTGAAAtaggttttgatcatgtccccgtTTCCCAGCCACGGCTGTTGTGGTTGTTCTTTCCATCTCCCAAGCCAAGTGTTGTCTGTAGAGCTGTCTATGCTGTGTTCAGCAATTCTTTGTTGGAGAAAGAAGCAGTGTAGCAGCTACCAAGGAAGCAAGATGAGTAAGGATAGCTGTGATAGGTaggcaaaagcaaaacaaatgtgTTATAATAGCATTGCTTAATTATTTGAGTTCTTCTGACTCAGTTGAGGATAATAGTCTTTTACCGCAGGGGGTGTATGTTTGGATATACTGGTAGACTAAGAAGTAACTTCTGAGACCTGACTATGTGCAGGTCCTGGAGAGCATTCAGAgcttctcttccttccttttcagGGCAGTCAGAAAACGAGATGAGCCTTTTGGAGGAATTCAGCTAATCATCTGTGGGGACTTCTTGCAACTACCCCCAGTCTGCAAGGCTCATGAAGAAACCAAGTTCTGCTTCCAGGTACAAAACTGACCTGAAATTTATTCTTATCCTTCAAGtctgcttctttcctttcttaaCAAGAGAATGATTTGCCAGGCAAAAAGCTGGAGGAAATGCATCCACATAAACATGGAGCTGACCGAAGTGCGGAGACAGACTGACAAGACCTTTGTCTCGCTCCTGAGTGCAGTCCGTTTAGGCAGGTGAGGAAAAACTCTGCTCTCTTTGTAATCCCTGCTCCCTACTAATGGACCAGAAGAAAGACCAGTTTGTCACTTCTCTGTGCTCTATCAGGAACGTGTGGCTGGGAGCAGTAGCTATAAATGCTTTAGTTAATGTAAGCAGGTTTTATATATGCTCCTCTGATAAGGTAGGACACTTTCTGGAGTCCCTCTTTGCATTTTCTGCTGAGGAATGCAATGGATCCTGAGCTGACAGTGgccggggcagggctggggcagacaTTGCACTTTCTCTGCCCATTGCTTCAGAGGTCTGGGGCTTGCACAGCCTGATCCAGCTGTGTGAAGGTTACCACTGCTCAATACCTGTTCTTGATGGCTTTAAATAATAATCTTCTTTTCCCGGTTACAAGGTGCACAGAGGAGGTTACCAGACTGCTGATGCAGACTGCCACTAACAGGTCTGAGCGCGATGGGATCCTGGCTACGCGGCTCTGCACCCATAAAGATGATGTAGAAATAACTAACGAGAGACGCTTGCAACAGCTGTCAGGTGAACTCCTTGGAGGAAGCTGCTGGCTTTGGGGCTGAGCTCTGAGTGGATGCAATAGGGTGTCAGGAGGAATTGGTGGTGTGTCATGCACAGCAGTACAAGTCTAAGCTGTGTGTGTTGTAGTTGAGCTGCCTGGGGGCAAAACTTCACACATTTTTACCTAAAAATCTACACTGTTACTTCTTGGTGTGTAACAGATTGTGAGCTCATTGCATGTTGAGGGGTAGGGTGGATCATTATTGTCTCCATACCCCTGCTTCTTCTTTCCATAGCATCTCAGAAAGGCTGTGCTCTATCGAGCCACACCTGGGATTAAGGGCTGTTTCATTTCTGCCTCCCTTTCTGGCCCTGGGAATCTTCCTTAGTCCTCTTTGGAGAACTGGTGTTGGCAGCAGGTGAAACTAGTCATAGGCTCATAATGGTGACTGCTCAGTTCCTATTTACTGCTGGCCTTTGATTTCTGAGTCTTCTCATGTTCTGGGAGGTACGTTGGGAAGAGAGGCAATAGTGAACTTTCTGCTGTTAGATGTGACAAGGTTTGTGACAAGATGTCTTACTAACAGAGCAGAATGGATACTAAAAGATGAATTGCTGAATGATGAATTCGATGATTGCAGTTTGTCACATCTTTCTTTCTTTAACAGGAGAAGTGCACGCTTTTGAGGCTTTGGACAGTGACCCAATGCTAGTGAAGTTAATTGATGCTCAGTGTCCTGTGGGTGGTAGAGTTGAGCTAAAGCTTGGAGCTCAGGTGAGTGTGTGCACATACACTTGTGAAAGACCAGTGGGTCAAATGACATAAAAAATGAAGGAACAGCAGATAGATGTGTATATTAGCTTAATCTATAGAATGCAGATTCTGTATGGAATGGTTATGCCAGACCAACAGAAGATTCTAGCCTAGTCTGTGTATCCTTTCAGCTCGGAATCTTACCCAGATAGAGAATTTATTTGATTTGAGCGCAGGTCCATGTCTTGTGGACAGTGGTGACCATTATGACTTTGGCACACACCTTAAATCAGGTTTAAAGCTTCCAAGTAGCAGAGAGCACAGGCAGTCCTTGTCTGCAGTCTCAGCTCCACGTACAGCAGCCCTCCTGACCTGTAAGAGTATAGCACAGGTTGCCAGATTTGCAGGACTGGGCAGGTTGCTGTGAGCTAGGGCTGTCAGAGTGAAAAGGATGCAGGACTGTGCTTAGCAGCAGCACTGTTTGCCTTGGGAAGTTGTTCACTAGGTTCTAGGCTTGCTGGTGTTTGGGGAAGGTGAATCTGTTCCCTGAATCTGAGCTCACAGCTTGGGACAGAAGCAACTGAAGTGCTTAGTGCTGCAGAATGTTATAGTTGGGAATCCTAGGAAGCAAAGGCTGTTAAACAGTTTTGATCCAATTGGAGATGGTGCTGTATCCTGCAGTTGCAAGATGTGGCTGTGGCCACACGAGCCTGCTGTGCTTATGCGTCCTGGCTGGAAGCTGAGCTGCAGGTGGCTGAGTGGGCTGGAAAGCCAGAGCGCTGAGGGAGTGTTCTTTTTCTCTGTAGGTGATGCTAGCTAAGAATCTGGATGTATCTCAAGGGCTGGTGAACGGGGCACGAGGAGTTGTTGTAGGATTTGAAAGTGAAGAGAAGGGTAAGTAAACTTTTTGATCCTTTATTgaggaagggggagaaaaatGAAAACGACTTATTACCGACTGTCTACTGCCTGATAAGgataatttaaaagaaagcagGGAGGAGGTCGTCTCTGCAGTGAGAGGTTTGGGGTGTCATGAGCTGTGGTGTCATATGCAGCATCAGCTGTACCTATCTGTTGGGCTTCTCATGTTTCCTTATCTTTATTCTTTAGCTATGTATGCTTGTTTGCATTTCCTGTCTGTTCTGTTGAAGCAAATCTTGGTGGCTgtgtagtttttgttgttgttgttttttgttttcttgtttttctcataGAATCATGTTCTGCTACCTGCCATGTGTATTTTTCTCTGCATCTCAATGGATAAGTTATCTGAGTTTAATTCTCCTCCTTAAGTAGGTCTGGATGTAATTTCAGGATGTTCTATTTACTGTGTgtgggtttaattttttttcttagtgtgggattttttttttttaatgcactctAAGATTCACGAAAGACTGAcatgggaaaggagggaggaaaaactGTTCTTAGGCTCCTGGTTTCCTGGCTGTTGAGTGTCAGGAAAACATCCCCGTTTCTCTCCTTCTCCCATTCCTACAGGGCTGCCTAAGGTTAGATTTCTATGCGGGGTCACACAGGTCATCAAAATGGAGAAATGGGTCTTCAAAGGACCATCAGGAGTTCATCTGAGTCGTCAACAGTTGCCTTTAAAATTGGCATGGGCTATTTCCATTCACAAGAGTCAGGTGAGTGTTCTTTTGCAGCTGCCTACAGACTTTTACACCATCATAAACCTTGTTTTACCAGCTTGTGTTGCTGGTAAAACGGGGAGGAAAACTGAAAGGCCTTTGTTGTGGGGGAGGTctagggggtgtgtgtgtgtgtctttagcGGTAGAGAAGGCAGCACCTCTTTTCCTGTTTGTGATGCTTGTCCATAGCAGTATTGCTAGCCTAGAGTTTCCGTAAGGGTGCTGCGAACTCTCTGCTTGCTGTTGGACTATGAAGTATCATTGTTCACTGCTGTGATCAGCGCAGTGTTTCCCTGACAGCATCACCATTAGTGACCCTGAGGTTTGCAGTGTACGTGAGGAAGGTGCAGGAGTCACAAGTGTGCTCTTTGGGCCGAACTTTTCCTGCAAAGGTGTGTTGTATTTTTGTCAAACTAAGTAATACCTTTCCAGAAGACTCCATACACTTTGATAAACACATCTCTCAGTAAAAGACCTGTGAGTTTGTTCCCATGCCACTGTTTAAAACAGTCCGTGTTGTAAATAGTGTTGCCTCCTGGGATGTGTCTTGGTGCAGACAGGGCTGGCCAGGCCTACCCAAACTCTGGCTCAGATGGTCTGCTTAAGCCTGGCTGTTCCTCCAGTTATTACTGGGAGTGAAAACAACAGGTTGACAGGTTAATGTGCATACAatgtggtgttctttgttttttaacaagCTTTTCTGTGTCTTCGACAGGGCATGTCTTTAGATTGCGTGGAAATCTCCCTGTCTCGTGTCTTTGAAAGTGGGCAGGCTTATGTAGCCCTTTCCCGAGCCCGCAGCCTTGCAGGTCTCCGTGTTCTGGATTTTGACCCAAAAGTAGTGAGAGCTGATCCTTCTGTGTTGCAGTTCTATAAACAGCTGAGACGACATCAACTTCTAACCCAGGTAAAGAAAAATCTCATGCTAGCAAAGACTGCCTTGTGCAGCCAGGATGAGAGTTGTTTGTGCTGAGATCCTTCCTTTTGAATGGTCTTGCTTCAGAAGCAAAAACTTGCAATGTTAGGAGACTTGAAACTGCAAAGAGGGAATGTGGTGGGGCAGTTCTTGATGGCAAAACATCCGCTGTAGCGTTTGGATGGTATCACACTGCCTGGCCCTGGGGGTGAAAGGGAGGGTTGGGGTTCTTTGATCCTCCCCTTGCAGTAAGGACTGAAGGGGAAGTGGGCACACAAGAAGTCttagttgtgtttgtttttctttttcattttttttcccccctaggaTTCCCTACACACTCATTCAGGTGCTGATGAAAAGGAGAACTGGAAACGCAGTTGAGAATGCTCTTCTGGCCTCTATGAGGCAATGGACAGAATGCTGATTTGCAGCCATCTTGCTATTAAGTATATTTGGTAACACAGACTAAGTCAGAGGAAgttcttgtattttctttttttttaatgtgtgcttCATTCAGTTGTTCCTGGATGTGTAGAAGTCCCTCTGCCTCATGCCTCTGAAATTTGGAAGGCTTCTGTAGCCTCTTCCTGGGCCCACAATCTTGAATACTGGTGTGTCACAGATGCAATTCTATCAAATGAAATGACTGAACAAGGACACGCCCGAGGGACCTTCCTACAGTTCTGTACTGTCCACTTTGTTGCATTTTATTCTCCACCTATGCAGACTGAAACTTGTGTGCTTTTCTTCAAGTTGTACCACAGCTGAGACGTAAAAGGTTTGTGTCCTGTTTGCCTGGATGGATTGGACCTGTTCATAGGAGCTGCTGACACAAGGGAAAGCAGTGCTTCCGCAAGCGAGGAGCTGCCAGGAGCTGGGTTATCTCTTCATAGCATGCTGGGGTGTTCTTGCTTTCCAGGTGTTTACCACTAGGAGGCTTTGCGTAACTTCATCCACAAGCAGAACTAAGAGTTATACATGGCCTGTTATGCTGATACATGGCCTTTTTATCAGTCTGTTGCATACAATAaggtgtgattttattttttgtaaccttctgaaatgagctggtggtgttaaaaacaggaaaaagtccTACATCTTGTACCCATGATTATGGAACTACAGGAATTGTGGAGATCAATCACCCTAAtagaaagaaaggagagagatGAGATGGGTGCTTGTGGGAGTCCCTCTTGTTTAAACACATGAGGCTCACTCTAAAGGGAGGGAATTTCTGCTGGAAACAACACATCAGACTAATGAGATGGGAGCTGAATGTGCAATAGGAAATAATGGGCAAGGACATGTGAAGTGAGCTGTAACTTCACCTGTTTCAGCAAAAGCAGGGCTGGGCAGAATTAACACACTGTATTTTTTGGAGTCTTAATAAAGGAAAAGCTTTGGTCTTTGTATTTTAGCACGCTGCTTAAAGCTTAAGTgtcttgtgtatttttaaatgtttaaggTGTGGGAATAATGTGAACATCAACATCCAGCTGGAATTCATCTCTTCCATAGCAGTCTCTCTGTAACAGAGCCTTGTAGTTTGATTGAGTTGAAGGCCACTTCAACTGTTCTCCTCAAAGCCAGGGAAGGATGGTGACTATCCAGTGGTTAACATAACAGAAAGCAGACTTTCGGTGGGATTTCCAAATATATTGAGAGTTGATTTTCTGTG comes from Patagioenas fasciata isolate bPatFas1 chromosome 6, bPatFas1.hap1, whole genome shotgun sequence and encodes:
- the PIF1 gene encoding ATP-dependent DNA helicase PIF1 isoform X1; the encoded protein is MEDAELRCTVAVEQPLPGGQGLRRRVMRGALVLLGRNELRQPVLRVVGGSGAAAAALSFALVGDAVRLFTRFAGDGLAAVRVGPDGAQVLLSDCPPDALRRFLRLLRLKVAAGPRAAPRGPRLLDRPPPAFSVISPLQERDLLRAPGRLHGGEGQGERPAEVPRSVRRPPARLSAEQEAVLSAVRSGKSIFFTGCAGTGKSFLLKRIVGSLPPKSTYATASTGVAACHIGGTTLHAFAGIGSGKAPLEQCIQLAERPGVRQHWLACQHLIIDEISMVDGKFFDRLEAVARAVRKRDEPFGGIQLIICGDFLQLPPVCKAHEETKFCFQAKSWRKCIHINMELTEVRRQTDKTFVSLLSAVRLGRCTEEVTRLLMQTATNRSERDGILATRLCTHKDDVEITNERRLQQLSGEVHAFEALDSDPMLVKLIDAQCPVGGRVELKLGAQVMLAKNLDVSQGLVNGARGVVVGFESEEKGLPKVRFLCGVTQVIKMEKWVFKGPSGVHLSRQQLPLKLAWAISIHKSQGMSLDCVEISLSRVFESGQAYVALSRARSLAGLRVLDFDPKVVRADPSVLQFYKQLRRHQLLTQDSLHTHSGADEKENWKRS
- the CFAP144 gene encoding cilia- and flagella-associated protein 144, producing the protein MAARSGKEPPNAVQLNQLMCERVRKELRCQKLHTEYGVNPLQRVHTIAKKPMSWHDNIEEPADAKFLSVIHDAALEPTKKYSEPQTESQEIGWNTTPLIQMDRTDCRLFFPRRKTEVTKLNCSYGKRGGTV
- the PIF1 gene encoding ATP-dependent DNA helicase PIF1 isoform X2, yielding MEDAELRCTVAVEQPLPGGQGLRRRVMRGALVLLGRNELRQPVLRVVGGSGAAAAALSFALVGDAVRLFTRFAGDGLAAVRVGPDGAQVLLSDCPPDALRRFLRLLRLKVAAGPRAAPRGPRLLDRPPPAFSVISPLQERDLLRAPGRLHGGEGQGERPAEVPRSVRRPPARLSAEQEAVLSAVRSGKSIFFTGCAGTGKSFLLKRIVGSLPPKSTYATASTGVAACHIGGTTLHAFAGIGSGKAPLEQCIQLAERPGVRQHWLACQHLIIDEISMVDGKFFDRLEAVARAVRKRDEPFGGIQLIICGDFLQLPPVCKAHEETKFCFQAKSWRKCIHINMELTEVRRQTDKTFVSLLSAVRLGRCTEEVTRLLMQTATNRSERDGILATRLCTHKDDVEITNERRLQQLSGEVHAFEALDSDPMLVKLIDAQCPVGGRVELKLGAQVMLAKNLDVSQGLVNGARGVVVGFESEEKGHQNGEMGLQRTIRSSSESSTVAFKIGMGYFHSQESGHVFRLRGNLPVSCL